The following coding sequences are from one Deltaproteobacteria bacterium window:
- the gmhA gene encoding D-sedoheptulose 7-phosphate isomerase, which yields MFDDALNEHIRCFEALGKLRELIAGAAEIITEALAGGNKILICGNGGSAADAQHFAAEIVGRFTRERAAWPALALTTDTSVVTAVANDYGYESVFSRQVEALGRPGDILIGISTSGNSANVIKALHQARKNSLKTIVLTGGNGGELAEQADTAVNVAANVTARIQEAHIFILHYWADAAESALIEKKGPR from the coding sequence ATGTTTGACGACGCATTAAATGAACACATCCGCTGTTTCGAGGCCCTTGGGAAGCTTAGGGAGCTCATAGCCGGCGCCGCAGAAATAATCACCGAGGCGCTTGCGGGCGGGAATAAAATTTTGATCTGCGGCAACGGCGGCTCCGCAGCGGACGCCCAGCACTTTGCCGCCGAAATTGTGGGGCGTTTCACGCGAGAGAGAGCGGCCTGGCCGGCCCTCGCCCTGACGACCGACACTTCCGTTGTGACAGCCGTCGCCAACGACTATGGGTATGAAAGCGTGTTTTCGAGGCAGGTGGAAGCCCTCGGGCGGCCGGGCGACATTTTGATCGGCATTTCAACATCCGGAAATTCTGCAAATGTGATCAAGGCCTTGCACCAGGCGCGTAAGAACAGCCTTAAAACCATCGTCCTGACAGGCGGCAACGGCGGTGAACTCGCCGAACAGGCCGATACCGCCGTCAACGTCGCTGCGAACGTCACCGCGCGGATTCAGGAAGCGCACATTTTCATTCTCCATTATTGGGCCGACGCGGCCGAGTCGGCCCTGATCGAAAAAAAGGGGCCCCGGTAA
- the hldE gene encoding bifunctional D-glycero-beta-D-manno-heptose-7-phosphate kinase/D-glycero-beta-D-manno-heptose 1-phosphate adenylyltransferase HldE, producing the protein MHCPDFSSRYVVVIGDIMLDRYYWGEVDRISPEAPVPVVIVNRKTVTLGGAGNVATNLKGLNCGHMLIGLRGMDTNGDILVRVLEKEGIRHRLVAVQTHPTTTKTRVLGQGQQLVRLDEERSVGIDRRTVQELLNTFETCLDGADAVVISDYGKGIFESEAAHGIIQQCRNRHIPVFVDPKGLSWERYKGATCITPNTAEFKRIAPFPEHDEKGLQRQAERVMAACGLEYLLLTQGARGMSLFRRSKPAIHIDTEAQEVFDVSGAGDTVIASLAAACSAGMAMTDAARLANTAAGIVVGKIGTQPVNYAELRQALSSRTVTGARKVVTIDQAAEMAADWRRDGRLVVFTNGCFDILHVGHIKLLHAAAAEGDRLIVGLNSDSSVKRLKGDSRPIVPEEERAELLASIRGVDLVVVFGEDTPIDLIRRLKPDVLVKGGDYTPETVVGHDIVAAGGGQTVIVPLIDGISSSHVIDAIKQK; encoded by the coding sequence ATGCACTGCCCCGACTTCTCCAGCAGGTACGTGGTGGTCATTGGCGACATCATGCTGGACCGGTACTACTGGGGTGAAGTGGATCGGATCTCGCCGGAGGCGCCCGTTCCGGTTGTGATAGTGAATCGGAAAACCGTGACGCTCGGCGGCGCCGGCAATGTGGCCACGAATCTAAAAGGCTTGAACTGCGGCCACATGCTGATCGGGCTGAGGGGGATGGATACCAACGGCGACATCCTGGTGCGTGTCCTCGAAAAAGAGGGGATCCGTCATCGCCTGGTCGCTGTCCAGACCCATCCGACCACCACAAAAACACGGGTTTTGGGCCAGGGGCAGCAGCTGGTACGGCTGGACGAGGAAAGATCGGTGGGGATCGACCGCCGGACCGTTCAGGAACTGCTGAATACGTTCGAAACCTGCCTGGATGGGGCCGATGCGGTCGTCATCTCGGATTACGGCAAGGGGATCTTCGAATCGGAAGCCGCGCACGGCATCATCCAACAGTGCCGCAACCGACACATTCCCGTTTTTGTCGATCCCAAAGGCCTTTCCTGGGAACGGTATAAAGGCGCCACCTGTATTACACCCAACACCGCCGAATTCAAGCGCATTGCCCCCTTCCCGGAACACGACGAAAAGGGACTGCAACGCCAGGCCGAACGCGTGATGGCGGCATGCGGTCTCGAATACCTGCTCCTGACCCAGGGCGCGCGGGGAATGTCTTTGTTCCGCCGTTCAAAACCGGCGATCCACATCGACACCGAAGCGCAGGAGGTGTTCGACGTTTCGGGTGCGGGCGACACCGTCATCGCTTCCCTTGCCGCCGCATGCAGCGCAGGCATGGCCATGACCGATGCCGCCCGTCTGGCCAACACGGCGGCCGGGATCGTCGTGGGAAAAATCGGAACCCAGCCTGTTAACTACGCCGAACTCAGGCAGGCCCTGTCGAGTCGAACCGTCACCGGCGCCCGAAAAGTCGTAACGATCGACCAGGCGGCGGAGATGGCCGCGGACTGGCGCAGGGACGGCCGCCTCGTGGTGTTCACCAACGGCTGCTTCGACATCCTGCATGTGGGGCACATCAAACTGCTTCACGCCGCAGCGGCTGAAGGCGACAGGCTGATTGTCGGCCTCAATTCGGACAGTTCGGTCAAACGCCTCAAGGGCGATTCGCGGCCTATCGTGCCCGAGGAGGAACGGGCCGAATTGCTGGCCAGCATACGGGGCGTTGATCTGGTGGTTGTATTCGGCGAGGATACACCCATCGATCTCATCCGTCGACTAAAGCCGGACGTCCTTGTCAAGGGCGGGGACTACACGCCTGAAACCGTTGTGGGTCATGACATCGTCGCCGCGGGGGGGGGACAAACCGTCATCGTGCCTTTGATCGACGGCATCAGCAGCAGCCATGTGATCGACGCCATCAAGCAAAAATGA
- the rfaD gene encoding ADP-glyceromanno-heptose 6-epimerase, whose product MYIVTGGAGFIGSAVVWKLNSEGIEDILVVDNLGRSDKWKNLVNRSFTDYVHKSEFLAALGAGKIGPVDAIVHMGACSSTTETDADFLMGNNFHYSTALAEYALKNDIRMINASSAATYGDGSAGFSDGIEKIKQLKPLNMYGYSKQLFDLWALRTGALDRIASLKFFNVFGPNEYHKVDMCSMVYRGYHQIRESGSLRLFKSYRPAFADGAQSRDFVYVKDCVDVVWWLLQNPDVGGVYNVGTGVDRTWNDLAAALFSAMGKKKNVAYIEMPETLKGRYQYYTRAEMDKLGQAGCPVEFTSLEAAVLDYVQNYLEEEDCYL is encoded by the coding sequence ATGTACATCGTCACCGGAGGCGCCGGCTTTATCGGCAGTGCGGTTGTTTGGAAACTCAATTCAGAGGGCATTGAAGACATCCTCGTGGTCGACAACCTGGGCCGTTCCGACAAGTGGAAGAACCTGGTAAACCGCAGTTTTACGGACTATGTTCACAAATCGGAGTTTCTGGCGGCCCTTGGCGCAGGCAAAATCGGACCCGTCGATGCCATCGTGCACATGGGAGCCTGTTCGTCGACCACCGAAACGGACGCCGACTTTCTGATGGGCAACAACTTCCACTATTCGACCGCCCTGGCTGAATATGCCCTGAAAAACGATATCCGCATGATCAATGCCTCCAGCGCCGCCACCTATGGGGACGGTTCGGCGGGCTTTTCGGATGGCATCGAAAAAATAAAGCAGCTCAAACCGCTCAACATGTACGGCTATTCGAAACAGCTTTTCGACCTGTGGGCCCTGCGGACAGGCGCTCTGGACAGGATCGCCAGTCTGAAATTTTTTAATGTCTTCGGCCCCAACGAATATCACAAGGTCGACATGTGCAGCATGGTATACCGGGGATATCACCAGATCCGTGAAAGCGGCAGCCTGAGGCTGTTCAAATCGTATCGCCCGGCATTTGCCGACGGCGCTCAAAGCCGGGACTTTGTGTATGTCAAAGACTGTGTCGATGTCGTCTGGTGGCTGCTGCAGAACCCCGATGTCGGCGGTGTGTACAATGTCGGCACAGGAGTGGACCGGACATGGAACGATCTGGCGGCAGCCCTTTTCAGTGCCATGGGGAAAAAAAAGAACGTCGCCTACATCGAGATGCCAGAAACATTGAAGGGCCGCTATCAATATTACACCCGGGCCGAAATGGACAAACTCGGCCAAGCCGGGTGTCCGGTTGAATTTACCAGCCTGGAGGCCGCCGTGCTGGACTATGTCCAAAACTACCTCGAAGAAGAGGATTGCTATCTTTAG